One genomic segment of Nocardia spumae includes these proteins:
- a CDS encoding AMP-binding protein → MRRTAGETTVTGLLDWLAYDGDERGWTIAGEGEWRHVAYPRLAEQVRRVAAACLEAGVRPGAVVSILESAPDRFMTNFFGVLAAGATPNPLAPPLPLQNESAYRQQLSALLAAAAPSAVIVAEELAAVVHPVIESMGGVTLIGHSEAAPALTELPGCTPDRIGLLQFTSGSSGSPKAVRVSVANLEANCAAIDRWLEFRPTDRIATWLPPYHDMGLIGCIITPTILNLDIQAMTPLDFIRDPLSWLACFGRDGATITATPNFALGYLLRKMTDEALAGMDFEPWRVMIVGAERIDPAILRNFAERLIPYGFDSRTPCPAYGLAEGTLAVSGLRPAEPVRVTAVTPDSGAVDGPYDLMSAPLDDGRRWLVGCGAPLDGVTARLDDRDEYAGAPGELIVGGLSVAQDYQSAEGTRDLARAEDGALATGDAGLLVDGQVYPIGRVGDAVKVRGRTVYAEDIEAAVAEAFGVPANRVVVLAGNALGAARVAVLVEDRPVEPVRLRQVLAGQLGTDTSLRLFIGDRGLIARTTSGKPRRRVMWNQLLQGDFDALERS, encoded by the coding sequence GTGCGACGCACTGCGGGCGAAACAACCGTGACCGGTCTGCTGGATTGGCTGGCCTACGACGGGGACGAGCGCGGCTGGACCATCGCCGGTGAGGGCGAATGGCGACACGTCGCTTATCCGCGGCTGGCCGAGCAGGTGCGGCGGGTGGCCGCGGCCTGTCTGGAAGCCGGTGTACGGCCGGGGGCGGTGGTATCCATCCTGGAATCGGCTCCCGACCGATTCATGACGAACTTCTTCGGTGTGCTGGCCGCTGGTGCGACGCCGAACCCGCTGGCGCCGCCGCTGCCGTTGCAGAACGAGTCGGCGTATCGGCAGCAACTGTCGGCCCTGCTGGCCGCGGCGGCGCCGTCGGCCGTCATCGTGGCCGAAGAGCTCGCCGCGGTGGTCCATCCGGTCATCGAATCGATGGGCGGGGTAACGCTGATCGGACACTCGGAGGCGGCGCCGGCGCTCACCGAACTTCCGGGTTGTACGCCCGATCGGATCGGGCTGCTCCAATTCACCTCGGGCAGTAGTGGATCGCCGAAAGCGGTGCGGGTCTCGGTGGCCAATCTGGAAGCCAATTGCGCGGCCATCGACCGGTGGCTGGAGTTTCGGCCGACCGACCGGATCGCGACCTGGCTGCCGCCGTATCACGATATGGGGCTGATCGGCTGCATCATCACGCCGACCATCCTGAATTTGGACATTCAGGCGATGACACCGCTCGATTTCATTCGGGACCCGCTGTCGTGGTTGGCGTGTTTCGGCCGCGACGGCGCGACGATCACCGCGACACCGAACTTCGCACTCGGATATCTGCTGCGGAAGATGACCGACGAGGCCTTGGCCGGAATGGATTTCGAACCCTGGCGGGTCATGATCGTCGGCGCCGAACGTATCGATCCGGCGATTCTGCGGAACTTCGCGGAGCGACTGATCCCCTACGGATTCGATTCGCGCACACCGTGTCCGGCCTACGGACTGGCCGAGGGCACCTTGGCGGTATCGGGGCTGCGTCCGGCCGAACCGGTGCGGGTGACCGCGGTGACCCCGGACTCCGGTGCGGTCGACGGACCGTACGACCTGATGTCGGCGCCGCTCGACGACGGGCGCCGCTGGCTGGTGGGCTGCGGTGCACCGCTGGACGGGGTGACCGCGCGACTGGACGATCGCGACGAATACGCCGGTGCGCCCGGCGAATTGATCGTCGGTGGTCTCAGTGTCGCTCAGGACTATCAGTCGGCCGAGGGCACCCGGGATCTGGCACGGGCCGAGGACGGCGCCCTGGCGACCGGTGACGCCGGTCTGCTGGTGGACGGGCAGGTGTATCCGATCGGCCGGGTCGGTGATGCGGTGAAGGTGCGCGGCCGCACCGTCTACGCCGAGGATATCGAGGCGGCCGTGGCCGAGGCCTTCGGTGTGCCCGCCAATCGGGTGGTGGTGCTGGCCGGTAACGCCCTGGGCGCCGCGCGGGTGGCGGTGCTGGTCGAGGATCGGCCGGTGGAACCGGTCCGGCTACGGCAGGTGCTGGCCGGGCAGCTCGGGACGGACACCTCGCTGCGACTGTTCATCGGTGATCGGGGCCTCATCGCGCGGACCACGAGCGGTAAACCGCGCCGGCGGGTGATGTGGAACCAGTTGCTGCAGGGCGACTTCGACGCACTGGAGAGGAGTTGA